A segment of the Thermus caldifontis genome:
TGGAGGCGGCCAGGAGAGCTTCCTTGCGCTTAGGTTTTGTGCCCGCTTTATAATAGGGTTGGTTAGGGGGGTTTAGCGGAGGGAGCTAAAGGTCATGGACAAGGACCGTCCCGTGTACGTGATCTCGGTGGCGGCGGAGCTATTGGAGATGCACCCCCAGACCCTGAGGCTGTATGAGCGGAAGGGGCTC
Coding sequences within it:
- a CDS encoding MerR family DNA-binding transcriptional regulator translates to MDKDRPVYVISVAAELLEMHPQTLRLYERKGL